A single region of the Lagopus muta isolate bLagMut1 chromosome 24, bLagMut1 primary, whole genome shotgun sequence genome encodes:
- the LOC125684329 gene encoding uncharacterized protein LOC125684329: protein MPVPEGQPRGPAGESAERDPVHEPEGNAGDVSGGGDPASPLSSETESRADGMGLERGKDESERGKSSEESYHPKELLRGTEVAVHGRNAGKQQRMQGSTKAAAGRSVRQRHVAVVVLFSVVLLSALVLACVAASRPWKECLVCKGGERAAERAHPDTDWEGVPSGDEGRAELGEATSEILAQANNLSNSSSPFRSAIPEAKDLQSHLKDLERELQAMKEVHGGSGECCFLSEDGPERESGGSAAERLSFTLRSPGRVSPVVRRFLARHSYDPFEGPNEDPESELPLTAGQHVYVFGDVDEDGWFLGELTDGTRGLVPSSLVTEVSDDELDTAMPPELCDLLLDTDDCVDAKSP, encoded by the exons ATGCCTGTGCCCGAGGGACAGCCCAGAG GCCCTGCTGGCGAATCAGCAGAACGGGATCCTGTCCATGAGCCTGAGGGGAATGCTGGAG ATGTGAGTGGAGGAGGTGATCCAGCTTCCCCTCTGAGCTCCGAGACCGAAAGCCGGGCGGATGGCATGG GtctggaaaggggaaaggatgAATCGGAAAGAGGAAAATCCTCTGAGGAGTCTTACCATCCAAAAGAACTGCTGAGGGGAACGGAAGTGGCAGTTCATG GGAGGAATGCAGGGAAGCAGCAAAGGATGCAGGGAAGcacaaaggctgctgctggcagatcTGTGCGGCAGCGCCACGTGGCAGTGGTGGTGCTGTTCTctgttgtgctgctgtctgcGCTGGTGCTGGCCTGCGTTGCTGCGTCACGGCCGTGGAAGGAATGCCT TGTGTGCAAGGGgggagagagagcagcagagcgaGCTCATCCTGACACCGACTGGGAGGGAGTTCCAAGTGGAGATGAAGGGAGAGCGGAGCTGGGAGAGGCAACGAGCGAGATCCTTGCCCAAGCCAACAATCTCAGCAATAGTTCCAGTCCGTTCCGTTCTGCCATCCCAGAGGCCAAAGATCTTCAAAGTCATCTGAAAGACCTGGAGCGTGAACTCCAAGCCATGAAAGAGGTCCATGGGGGCAGTGGTGAGTGCTGCTTCCTGTCAGAGGACGGCCCTGAAAGGGAGAGCGGAGGATCAGCGGCAGAGCGTTTGTCCTTCACCCTCCGTTCCCCAGGACGAGTATCACCAGTAGTTCGAAGGTTCTTAGCTCGCCACAGCTACGATCCTTTTGAGGGTCCCAATGAGGACCCAGAAAGCGAGCTTCCTCTGACCGCCGGGCAGCACGTTTATGTCTTTGGAGATGTGGATGAGGACGGCTGGTTTCTGGGAGAGCTGACGGATGGCACGAGAGGGctggtcccttccagcctggtGACAGAGGTTTCAGATGATGAGCTGGACACAGCGATGCCTCCAGAGCTCTGTGATCTCCTGCTGGATACGGATGATTGTGTCGATGCAAAGAGTCCATAA